Proteins encoded together in one Kutzneria kofuensis window:
- a CDS encoding primosomal protein, giving the protein MAQDIVPIELGLPQGDLITLWAPRWREEGEEWEAFLGHEEDLYAFPDAARLAAFVRTVTEHDLTDHPAWHVLPALSAVELVPDENHQFDLVGVPELVSEDPDTWTIGELADVVSILRSLADVCELDKVNEVLDSVDGFALLPQGTFPFTGRDGERRWTELAKVVVDRWDEVLDAIDAIVTVPDVDEKALAEAEKELADAEAQLAEETEADEDAAEREPHDEPEDLGFWGEVGIDPIKIILGDNEYYTLRCYVDDEPVFLGSSGEIDVFTSAKALGRFLVNTGNELAGNDITEVATWDEVATKATAGELEVEVHDDNVYVLNGIAEDIAEGPDSMDPVQLDLAVELLEDAAAWAGDDSVSEALAQSESLGWLVSFVVRPDPTRLAPSAPFNAEVEAWKGLVETLENRFRTH; this is encoded by the coding sequence ATGGCTCAGGACATCGTCCCGATCGAGCTCGGGCTCCCCCAGGGCGACCTGATCACGTTGTGGGCGCCGCGCTGGCGCGAGGAGGGCGAGGAGTGGGAGGCGTTCCTCGGGCACGAGGAGGACCTCTACGCCTTCCCGGACGCCGCGCGGCTGGCCGCCTTCGTGCGCACCGTCACCGAGCACGACCTGACCGACCACCCCGCGTGGCACGTGCTGCCCGCGCTGTCGGCCGTCGAGCTGGTGCCGGACGAGAACCACCAGTTCGACCTCGTCGGCGTGCCCGAGCTGGTCTCGGAGGACCCCGACACCTGGACCATCGGCGAGCTCGCCGACGTGGTGTCGATCCTGCGCTCGCTGGCCGACGTGTGCGAGCTGGACAAGGTCAACGAGGTGCTCGACTCGGTGGACGGCTTCGCGCTGCTGCCGCAGGGCACCTTCCCGTTCACCGGCCGGGACGGCGAGCGCCGCTGGACCGAGCTGGCCAAGGTCGTCGTCGACCGCTGGGACGAGGTGCTGGACGCGATCGACGCGATCGTCACCGTGCCCGACGTCGACGAGAAGGCACTGGCCGAGGCCGAGAAGGAGCTGGCCGACGCCGAGGCGCAGCTGGCCGAGGAGACCGAGGCCGACGAGGACGCCGCCGAGCGTGAGCCCCACGACGAGCCGGAGGACCTGGGCTTCTGGGGCGAGGTCGGCATCGACCCGATCAAGATCATCCTCGGTGACAACGAGTACTACACGCTGCGCTGCTACGTCGACGACGAGCCGGTGTTCCTCGGCTCCTCCGGCGAGATCGACGTCTTCACCTCGGCCAAGGCGCTCGGCCGGTTCCTGGTGAACACCGGCAACGAGCTGGCCGGCAACGACATCACCGAGGTCGCCACCTGGGACGAGGTCGCCACCAAGGCCACCGCCGGCGAGCTCGAGGTCGAGGTGCACGACGACAACGTCTACGTGCTCAACGGCATCGCCGAGGACATCGCCGAAGGCCCCGACTCGATGGACCCGGTGCAGCTGGACCTGGCCGTCGAGCTGCTGGAGGACGCCGCGGCCTGGGCCGGCGACGACTCCGTGAGCGAGGCCCTGGCCCAGTCCGAGAGCCTGGGCTGGCTGGTCTCCTTCGTCGTGCGCCCCGACCCGACCCGCCTGGCGCCGAGCGCCCCCTTCAACGCCGAGGTCGAGGCCTGGAAGGGCCTGGTCGAAACCTTGGAGAACCGCTTCAGGACTCATTAG
- a CDS encoding MFS transporter has protein sequence MAENPRRWLILGLGLSAQASACTFLYGLPFLVPDIRAAEGLSLAQVGVMVSAPTVGLLLTLIAWGAAADRYGERIVMALGLGAAGLLLAAGSLGTHDVTLLAVLLLVAGAASASVNAASGRVVMGWFGPRERGLAMGIRQTAQPVGVGIAALTLPFLGQAFGYRAALLFPAGLCVLLAILVAVLVQDPPRPPRKETERTRSPYLGSSALWRLHGASSLLVVPQFVISAFSLEYLVSVQHWTPGGAGVFLGVVQAAGAAGRIVTGRWADLVGSRLRPMRQLAVASTLVMLLLALGDRVAPWLAVAVIAIGAVITVADNGLGFTATAELAGTAWSGRALGAQNTAQNIAAALTPPLLGALVGAFGYATAFAVGAAFPLLAIIATPVAAEDAHREATELTAGSK, from the coding sequence GTGGCCGAGAACCCGCGCCGGTGGCTGATCCTGGGCCTCGGGCTGTCCGCCCAGGCGTCGGCGTGCACCTTCCTGTACGGCCTCCCGTTCCTCGTGCCGGACATCCGGGCCGCCGAGGGACTGTCGCTGGCGCAGGTCGGTGTGATGGTGTCGGCGCCGACGGTGGGCCTGCTGCTGACGCTGATCGCCTGGGGCGCGGCGGCGGACCGGTACGGCGAGCGGATCGTGATGGCGCTCGGGTTGGGGGCGGCCGGCCTGCTGCTGGCCGCGGGCAGCCTCGGCACGCACGACGTCACGCTGCTGGCGGTGCTGCTGCTGGTTGCCGGCGCCGCGAGCGCGTCGGTGAACGCCGCCAGCGGGCGGGTCGTGATGGGCTGGTTCGGGCCGCGCGAGCGGGGCCTGGCCATGGGCATCCGTCAGACGGCACAGCCGGTAGGCGTCGGCATCGCCGCGCTGACACTGCCGTTTCTGGGGCAGGCCTTCGGTTACCGGGCGGCGCTGCTGTTCCCGGCCGGGCTCTGCGTTCTGCTGGCGATTCTCGTCGCCGTGCTCGTGCAGGATCCGCCGCGGCCGCCGCGCAAGGAGACGGAACGGACGCGGTCGCCGTACCTCGGGTCGTCCGCGCTGTGGCGGCTGCACGGTGCGAGCAGCCTGCTGGTGGTGCCGCAGTTCGTGATCTCCGCATTCAGCCTGGAGTACCTCGTCAGCGTGCAGCACTGGACGCCCGGCGGCGCGGGTGTGTTCCTCGGCGTGGTGCAGGCAGCCGGTGCGGCGGGGCGGATCGTCACCGGGCGGTGGGCTGACCTGGTCGGCAGTCGGCTGCGGCCGATGCGGCAACTCGCGGTGGCCAGCACGCTCGTGATGCTGCTGCTGGCATTGGGCGACCGGGTGGCGCCGTGGCTGGCGGTCGCGGTCATCGCCATCGGGGCGGTGATCACCGTGGCGGACAACGGTTTGGGCTTCACGGCGACCGCCGAGCTGGCCGGCACGGCGTGGTCCGGACGGGCGTTGGGGGCGCAGAACACCGCCCAGAACATCGCCGCCGCGCTGACGCCGCCGCTGCTCGGGGCCCTGGTCGGCGCCTTCGGCTATGCGACGGCGTTCGCGGTCGGTGCGGCGTTCCCCCTGCTGGCGATCATCGCCACGCCGGTGGCCGCCGAGGACGCCCACCGCGAGGCCACAGAGCTCACGGCGGGCAGCAAATAG
- a CDS encoding adenosine deaminase, with amino-acid sequence MPTPMTPEAIRRAPKVLLHDHLDGGLRPKTVIELADTIGYRELPTTDPDALGTWFRDAADSGSLVRYLETFAHTCGVMQSEQALVRVAAEAAEDLAADGVVYAEVRYAPELFEPSGLSLEQVVEAVQEGFRLGERNTGNKIRIGTLLCAMRQNEGWLRIAELAVRYRDAGVVGFDIAGPEAGFPPTRGLDAFEYLRQQNAHFTIHAGEAFGLPSIWEAIQHCGTDRLGHGVRIVDDVTRDADGSVHIGRLAGFVRDKRIPLEMCPSSNVQTGAAKSIAEHPIGLLTDLRFRVTVNTDNRLMSGCTMSSEFAALVEAFGYGWADLQWFTVNAMKSAFIGFDERLALINEVIKPGYAELLA; translated from the coding sequence ATGCCTACGCCGATGACCCCCGAGGCGATCCGCCGCGCCCCCAAGGTGCTCCTGCACGACCACCTGGACGGCGGGTTGCGGCCGAAGACCGTGATCGAACTGGCCGACACGATCGGCTACCGGGAGCTGCCCACGACCGACCCCGACGCGCTGGGCACCTGGTTCCGCGACGCGGCCGACTCCGGCTCGCTCGTCCGCTACCTGGAGACCTTCGCCCACACCTGCGGGGTGATGCAGTCCGAGCAGGCCCTGGTCCGGGTCGCCGCCGAGGCGGCCGAGGACCTGGCCGCCGACGGCGTGGTCTACGCCGAGGTCCGCTACGCCCCCGAGCTGTTCGAGCCCAGCGGCCTGTCGCTGGAGCAGGTCGTCGAGGCCGTGCAGGAGGGCTTCCGGCTGGGCGAGCGCAACACCGGCAACAAGATCCGGATCGGCACGCTGCTGTGCGCGATGCGGCAGAACGAGGGCTGGCTGCGGATCGCCGAGCTGGCCGTGCGCTACCGCGACGCCGGCGTCGTCGGCTTCGACATCGCCGGGCCCGAGGCCGGCTTCCCGCCCACCCGCGGCCTGGACGCGTTCGAGTACCTGCGCCAGCAGAACGCCCACTTCACCATTCACGCCGGCGAGGCGTTCGGGCTGCCGTCGATCTGGGAGGCCATCCAGCACTGCGGCACCGACCGGCTCGGCCACGGCGTCCGCATCGTGGACGACGTGACCCGGGACGCCGACGGATCCGTCCACATCGGACGGCTGGCCGGCTTCGTCCGGGACAAGCGCATCCCGCTGGAGATGTGCCCGTCCTCCAACGTGCAGACCGGCGCGGCCAAGTCGATCGCCGAGCACCCCATCGGGCTGCTGACCGACCTGCGGTTCCGGGTCACCGTCAACACCGACAACCGGCTGATGAGCGGCTGCACCATGTCCAGCGAGTTCGCCGCGCTGGTGGAGGCCTTCGGCTACGGCTGGGCGGACCTGCAGTGGTTCACCGTCAACGCGATGAAGTCGGCGTTCATCGGCTTCGACGAGCGGCTGGCGCTGATCAACGAGGTGATCAAGCCCGGCTACGCCGAGCTGCTGGCCTGA
- a CDS encoding thiolase family protein, whose amino-acid sequence MRDAVIVDAVRTPIGKGKPGGALSGVHPVDLHAHAIRSLIERTGIDPAVVDDVISGAVGQIGEQSGNTARWAALSAGLPESVPAVTVDRQCGSSQQAIHFAAQGVIAGAYDVVIASGIESMSRIPIGSQTVGKDFLGPGVAARYPEGLVPQGISAELIARRWNLSREQLDAFAAESHRRAATAWAEGRFAAEVAPLKVDAVEVNGDESVRPGTTVEVLAGLKPAFRSDFWQQRFPDLDWRVTAGNSSPINDGSAAVLITSSETAARLGLKPRARLHSFAVVGDDPLYMLTGVIPATRKVLDRAGLTLADIDAFEVNEAFASVVLAWQAETGADLSRVNVNGGATAIGHPLGASGARLMTTLLGVLEQTGGRYGLQTMCEAGGLANATIIERL is encoded by the coding sequence ATGAGGGACGCCGTCATCGTCGACGCGGTACGGACACCGATCGGCAAGGGCAAGCCGGGCGGCGCGCTGTCCGGGGTGCACCCCGTCGACCTGCACGCGCACGCCATCCGGTCGCTGATCGAGCGCACCGGCATCGACCCGGCCGTCGTCGACGACGTGATCAGCGGCGCCGTCGGCCAGATCGGGGAGCAGAGCGGCAACACCGCCCGCTGGGCGGCGCTGTCGGCCGGGCTGCCCGAGTCCGTGCCGGCCGTGACCGTCGACCGGCAGTGCGGCAGCAGCCAGCAGGCCATCCACTTCGCCGCGCAGGGCGTCATCGCCGGCGCGTACGACGTGGTGATCGCCTCCGGCATCGAGTCCATGAGCCGGATCCCGATCGGCAGCCAGACCGTCGGCAAGGACTTCCTCGGCCCCGGGGTCGCCGCCCGCTACCCCGAGGGCCTCGTGCCGCAGGGCATCAGCGCCGAGCTCATCGCCCGGCGCTGGAACCTCTCGCGGGAGCAGTTGGACGCCTTCGCCGCCGAGAGCCACCGGCGGGCCGCCACCGCGTGGGCCGAGGGCCGGTTCGCCGCCGAGGTCGCGCCGCTCAAGGTGGATGCCGTCGAGGTCAACGGGGACGAGTCCGTACGCCCCGGCACCACTGTCGAGGTGCTGGCCGGTCTCAAGCCCGCGTTCAGGTCGGACTTCTGGCAGCAGCGCTTCCCCGACCTGGACTGGCGCGTCACCGCCGGCAACTCCAGCCCGATCAACGACGGCTCGGCCGCCGTGCTCATCACCAGCAGCGAGACCGCCGCCCGGCTCGGCCTCAAGCCCCGGGCCCGGCTGCACTCCTTCGCCGTCGTCGGCGACGACCCGCTGTACATGCTCACCGGCGTCATCCCCGCCACCCGCAAGGTGCTCGACCGCGCCGGCCTCACCCTCGCCGACATCGACGCCTTCGAGGTCAACGAGGCCTTCGCCAGCGTCGTCCTCGCGTGGCAGGCCGAGACCGGCGCCGACCTGAGCAGGGTCAACGTCAACGGCGGCGCCACCGCCATCGGCCATCCCCTGGGCGCCAGCGGCGCCCGGCTGATGACCACCCTGCTCGGCGTCCTCGAGCAGACCGGCGGCCGCTACGGCCTGCAGACCATGTGCGAGGCCGGCGGCCTGGCCAACGCGACGATCATCGAACGCCTCTGA
- a CDS encoding aldehyde dehydrogenase family protein, which produces MSDRISVAKTYKLYIGGAFPRSESGRSYPVNDSRGGFLANAAQGSRKDARDAVAAARKAFPGWSGATAYNRGQVLYRVAELLEGRREQFVAEVAASEGTKRGEAIVDAAIDRWVWYAGWTDKIASVFGAANPVAGPYFSFSVPEPTGVVAVLAPQASSLLGLVSVVAPVIAAGNTCVVVASQDRPLPAITLSEVLATSDVPGGVVNVLTGRTAEIAPWLAAHADVNALDLTGAPDAIKADLERAAAGTVKRLVRAGRGEPDWAREPDVSRMRAVLETKTVWHPMGV; this is translated from the coding sequence ATGTCTGACCGCATTTCCGTCGCCAAGACGTACAAGCTCTACATCGGCGGCGCGTTCCCCCGCTCCGAGTCCGGCCGGTCCTACCCGGTGAACGACTCGCGCGGCGGCTTCCTGGCCAACGCCGCGCAGGGCTCCCGCAAGGACGCCCGGGACGCGGTGGCCGCCGCCCGCAAGGCGTTCCCCGGCTGGTCCGGGGCGACGGCGTACAACCGGGGGCAGGTGCTGTACCGGGTCGCCGAGCTGTTGGAGGGGCGACGCGAACAGTTCGTCGCCGAGGTCGCCGCCAGCGAGGGCACCAAGCGCGGCGAGGCCATCGTGGACGCCGCCATCGACCGCTGGGTCTGGTACGCCGGCTGGACCGACAAGATCGCCAGCGTGTTCGGCGCCGCCAACCCCGTCGCCGGGCCGTACTTCTCGTTCAGCGTGCCCGAGCCCACCGGCGTCGTCGCCGTGCTCGCGCCGCAGGCGTCGTCCCTGCTCGGGCTGGTCAGCGTGGTCGCGCCGGTGATCGCCGCCGGCAACACCTGCGTCGTCGTGGCCAGCCAGGACCGGCCGCTGCCGGCGATCACCCTGTCCGAGGTGCTCGCCACCTCGGACGTGCCCGGTGGTGTCGTCAACGTACTCACCGGCCGCACCGCCGAGATCGCGCCGTGGCTGGCCGCGCACGCCGACGTCAACGCTCTCGACCTGACCGGCGCCCCGGACGCCATCAAGGCCGACCTGGAGCGGGCCGCCGCCGGCACCGTGAAGCGGCTCGTCCGCGCCGGCCGGGGCGAGCCGGACTGGGCGCGGGAGCCGGACGTCAGCCGGATGCGGGCCGTGCTGGAGACCAAGACCGTCTGGCACCCGATGGGTGTGTGA
- a CDS encoding aldehyde dehydrogenase family protein: protein MSNWEYAPAPESRDIANLKPAYRMFVDGKFVEGSGEPLKTVNPATEEVLAEVSTASPADVDTAVKAARRAYDRVWGRMPGAERAKYIFRIARLIQERARELAVLESLDNGKPIKESRDVDVPTAAAHFFYHAGWADKLGYAGFGPDPRPLGVAGQVIPWNFPLLMAAWKIAPALACGNTVVLKPAETTPLTALVLAEICQQAELPPGVVNILPGAGDVGSELVNHTGIDKVAFTGSTEVGKLIQRSLAGSGKKITLELGGKAANIVFDDAPLDQAVEGIVNGIFFNQGHVCCAGSRLLVQESIADELLDKLRYRVSTLRVGDSLDKNTDVGAINSRAQLEKIQELAAAGDAEGAQRWTSPAPVPEKGFFFAPTVFSDVQQSMRIAREEIFGPVLSVLTFRTPDEAVAKANNTPYGLSAGIWTEKGSRILWAAQRMRAGVVWANTFNRFDPTAPFGGYQESGFGREGGRAGLEAYLDV from the coding sequence ATGAGCAACTGGGAGTACGCGCCCGCGCCCGAGTCGCGGGACATCGCGAACCTGAAGCCGGCCTACCGCATGTTCGTCGACGGCAAGTTCGTCGAGGGCTCCGGCGAGCCGCTGAAGACGGTCAACCCGGCGACCGAGGAGGTGCTGGCCGAGGTCAGCACGGCGTCGCCGGCGGACGTGGACACCGCGGTCAAGGCCGCGCGCCGCGCCTACGACCGGGTCTGGGGCCGGATGCCCGGCGCCGAGCGGGCCAAGTACATCTTCCGCATCGCCCGGCTGATCCAGGAGCGCGCCCGCGAGCTGGCCGTGCTGGAGAGCCTGGACAACGGCAAGCCGATCAAGGAGTCGCGCGACGTCGACGTGCCGACGGCCGCGGCGCACTTCTTCTACCACGCGGGCTGGGCCGACAAGCTCGGCTACGCCGGCTTCGGGCCGGACCCGCGGCCGCTGGGCGTCGCCGGCCAGGTGATCCCGTGGAACTTCCCGCTGCTGATGGCGGCCTGGAAGATCGCGCCGGCGCTGGCCTGCGGCAACACCGTGGTGCTCAAGCCGGCCGAGACGACGCCGCTGACCGCGCTGGTGCTGGCCGAGATCTGCCAGCAGGCCGAGCTGCCGCCGGGCGTGGTCAACATCCTGCCCGGGGCGGGCGACGTGGGCTCGGAGCTGGTCAACCACACCGGCATCGACAAGGTGGCGTTCACCGGCTCCACCGAGGTCGGCAAGCTGATCCAGCGCTCGCTGGCCGGCTCCGGCAAGAAGATCACGCTGGAGCTGGGCGGCAAGGCCGCCAACATCGTCTTCGACGACGCGCCGCTGGACCAGGCCGTCGAGGGCATCGTGAACGGCATCTTCTTCAACCAGGGGCACGTCTGCTGCGCCGGCTCCCGGCTGCTGGTGCAGGAATCGATCGCCGACGAGCTGCTGGACAAGCTGCGCTACCGGGTCTCGACGCTGCGCGTCGGCGACTCGCTGGACAAGAACACCGACGTCGGCGCGATCAACTCCCGGGCCCAGCTGGAGAAGATCCAGGAGCTGGCCGCCGCCGGCGACGCCGAGGGCGCGCAGCGCTGGACCAGTCCCGCGCCGGTGCCGGAGAAGGGCTTCTTCTTCGCCCCCACCGTGTTCTCCGACGTGCAGCAGTCCATGCGGATCGCCCGTGAGGAGATCTTCGGGCCGGTGCTGTCGGTGCTCACCTTCCGCACCCCCGACGAGGCCGTGGCCAAGGCGAACAACACGCCGTACGGGCTGTCCGCGGGCATCTGGACCGAGAAGGGGTCCCGGATCCTGTGGGCGGCGCAGCGGATGCGGGCCGGCGTGGTGTGGGCCAACACGTTCAACCGTTTCGACCCGACCGCGCCGTTCGGCGGCTACCAGGAGTCGGGCTTCGGCCGCGAGGGCGGCCGCGCCGGGCTGGAGGCGTACCTCGATGTCTGA
- the deoC gene encoding deoxyribose-phosphate aldolase has product MSAPSTTELSEVTRDDASLRRFLHGLPGVDQVGVEQRAAGLGTRSIKKASKLWAIDTAISMVDLTTLEGADTPGKVRTLAAKARRPDPEYADVPHVGAVCVYPDLVATAVAGVGDSGVGVASVATAFPSGRSNLAVKLADTKLAVEAGATEVDMVIDRGAFLSGRYGQVYEEIVAVKQACGDAHLKVILETGELSTYDNVRRASWLALLAGGDFIKTSTGKVSPAATLPVTHVMLQAVRDWRDRTGQLRGVKPAGGIRTTKDAIRYLVAVREVAGEEWLTPTLFRFGASSLLNDLLMQRRTQLEGHYSGPDYVTVD; this is encoded by the coding sequence ATGTCAGCCCCTTCTACGACAGAGTTGTCGGAGGTCACGCGCGACGACGCGTCCTTGCGACGCTTCCTGCACGGACTGCCCGGGGTCGACCAGGTCGGCGTCGAACAGCGCGCGGCCGGCCTCGGCACGCGGAGCATCAAGAAGGCCTCGAAACTGTGGGCCATCGACACCGCGATCTCCATGGTCGACCTGACCACGCTGGAGGGCGCCGACACGCCCGGCAAGGTCCGCACGCTGGCCGCCAAGGCCCGCCGGCCCGACCCCGAGTACGCGGACGTGCCGCACGTCGGCGCGGTCTGCGTGTATCCCGACCTGGTGGCCACCGCGGTGGCCGGCGTCGGCGACAGCGGGGTGGGCGTGGCCAGCGTGGCCACCGCGTTCCCGTCCGGCCGGTCCAACCTGGCGGTCAAGCTGGCCGACACCAAGCTGGCGGTCGAGGCCGGCGCCACCGAGGTCGACATGGTGATCGACCGGGGCGCCTTCCTGTCCGGCCGCTACGGCCAGGTGTACGAGGAGATCGTCGCGGTCAAGCAGGCCTGCGGGGACGCGCATCTCAAGGTGATCCTGGAGACCGGCGAGCTCTCGACGTACGACAACGTGCGCCGGGCCTCCTGGCTGGCGCTGCTGGCCGGCGGCGACTTCATCAAGACCTCGACCGGCAAGGTCTCCCCCGCCGCCACACTGCCCGTCACGCACGTGATGCTGCAGGCGGTGCGCGACTGGCGGGACCGCACCGGCCAACTGCGCGGCGTGAAGCCCGCGGGCGGCATCCGCACGACCAAGGACGCGATCCGCTACCTGGTCGCGGTGCGCGAGGTCGCCGGCGAGGAGTGGCTGACCCCGACGCTGTTCCGATTCGGCGCGTCCAGCCTGCTCAACGACCTGTTGATGCAGCGGCGCACCCAGCTGGAGGGCCACTACAGCGGCCCGGACTACGTGACGGTGGACTGA
- a CDS encoding DivIVA domain-containing protein, translating into MTLTPDEVHEVVFNPPPPGRRAYHPGEVDDFVDRIEATLRGEDTLTGQDVNKVKFHKPPAGEEGYFDYEVDQFLALAAEALGCGYDMAEVDAFLDRVVNALHGTGRLSVEEVRSVRFRRAAAGADGYNEDGVDAFLLIVAKVLERLGGRPRVLTADDIVSVGFHTARPGERGYDEDEVDHFLDKVEATLRGRGHLTAAQVRDVTFGEALIEGEGYDQDEVDAFLDLIEAQLAATPYRPAV; encoded by the coding sequence GTGACATTGACCCCCGACGAGGTGCATGAGGTCGTCTTCAACCCGCCCCCGCCCGGGCGCCGGGCCTACCACCCGGGCGAGGTGGACGACTTCGTCGACCGCATCGAGGCGACGCTGCGCGGCGAGGACACGCTCACCGGCCAGGACGTGAACAAGGTCAAGTTCCACAAGCCGCCGGCCGGCGAGGAGGGCTACTTCGACTACGAGGTGGACCAGTTCCTCGCGCTGGCGGCCGAGGCGCTGGGCTGCGGCTACGACATGGCCGAGGTCGACGCGTTCCTGGACCGGGTCGTGAACGCGCTGCACGGCACCGGCCGGCTCAGCGTCGAGGAGGTGCGCAGCGTGCGGTTCAGGCGGGCCGCCGCCGGCGCCGACGGCTACAACGAGGACGGCGTGGACGCGTTCCTGCTCATCGTCGCCAAGGTGCTGGAGCGGCTGGGCGGCCGGCCGCGCGTCCTCACCGCCGACGACATCGTGTCCGTCGGCTTCCACACCGCCCGCCCCGGCGAGCGCGGCTACGACGAGGACGAGGTCGACCACTTCCTCGACAAGGTGGAGGCGACGCTGCGCGGCCGCGGCCACCTCACCGCCGCCCAGGTCCGGGACGTGACCTTCGGCGAGGCGCTCATCGAGGGGGAGGGCTACGACCAGGACGAGGTCGACGCGTTCCTGGACCTCATCGAGGCCCAACTGGCCGCCACCCCCTACCGCCCAGCCGTCTAA
- a CDS encoding CU044_2847 family protein, which produces MVNVVALTLDDGDHVLVEVDGGLDRSGSLVTEAGGALREAVEKVRPTLQAALANLRNGAEPPSDVTIQFGFMVTGGTASEARCTITANWVA; this is translated from the coding sequence ATGGTGAACGTGGTGGCTTTGACGCTGGATGACGGCGACCACGTGCTGGTCGAGGTGGACGGCGGCCTCGACCGCTCGGGCTCCCTCGTCACCGAGGCCGGCGGCGCGCTGCGCGAGGCGGTGGAGAAGGTCCGGCCGACACTGCAGGCGGCGCTGGCGAACCTGCGCAACGGCGCCGAACCCCCGAGCGACGTGACCATCCAGTTCGGATTCATGGTCACGGGCGGCACGGCGTCGGAGGCGCGCTGCACCATCACGGCGAACTGGGTCGCCTGA
- a CDS encoding DUF1707 SHOCT-like domain-containing protein, with amino-acid sequence MSEQPDPMSMRASDADRERVAQVLHKAMADGRLTVSELDERLAGLYQTKTFGELVPFTRDLPDAQTPMPMVPAVPAAGQVAPMVGGAGTSTNSVAIMSQSVRSGEWVVPPQYTATAFWGEVKLDLRDAGFEAGECTITATAIMGSVRIIVPPELTVRIDGVGIMGEFERGADGQGAPGSPVLRITGLALMGAVEVRRKSRKADRRQLGR; translated from the coding sequence GTGAGCGAGCAGCCTGACCCCATGTCCATGCGGGCCTCGGACGCCGACCGTGAGCGGGTCGCGCAGGTGCTGCACAAGGCGATGGCCGACGGCCGGCTGACCGTGAGCGAACTGGACGAGCGGCTGGCGGGGCTGTACCAGACGAAGACCTTCGGCGAGCTGGTGCCGTTCACCCGCGACCTGCCGGACGCGCAGACGCCGATGCCGATGGTGCCGGCGGTGCCCGCGGCCGGTCAGGTGGCGCCGATGGTCGGCGGCGCGGGGACGTCCACGAACTCCGTGGCGATCATGAGCCAGAGCGTGCGCAGCGGCGAGTGGGTGGTGCCGCCCCAGTACACCGCGACGGCGTTTTGGGGCGAGGTGAAGCTGGACCTGCGGGACGCCGGTTTCGAGGCCGGCGAGTGCACGATCACCGCCACCGCGATCATGGGCAGTGTCCGGATCATCGTGCCGCCGGAGCTGACCGTGCGCATCGACGGCGTCGGGATCATGGGTGAGTTCGAGCGCGGCGCCGACGGCCAGGGCGCTCCGGGATCGCCCGTGCTGCGCATCACCGGCCTGGCGCTGATGGGCGCGGTCGAGGTCCGCCGCAAGTCGCGGAAGGCCGACCGCCGCCAACTGGGTCGCTGA